The following is a genomic window from Aphis gossypii isolate Hap1 chromosome X, ASM2018417v2, whole genome shotgun sequence.
AGCACAGTAACAATGGTCGAAGAGTATATAACTAATCGTAATCAACTTAAATTGCCGATTCAGccctttattataattgttggtATCCCACTAGAACCAAgagaaataattgtttattttgatttaattaaatttaaagtttttactgTCATAAGAGCAATAGATctatgctttaaaatatttcaactatttaatttGGAATATCCAATTCAATCAGGTGCAGTTTggcattttattcaaaaatacttgtactcaattaaaacaaaatttgataaatcttACCCTAAtttaaaccaaataatttatgacttagaaaatagtgtataatgaacaaaataatgtagtacatttaaacaaactaggttttctttataattgtttttactataatattaaaaagccaCTTACTAATTTGTCTAATTTAAGagtgtaatatttgtaaatgaaTATAccttttctttatatttatttatatattatcaatctatatttatctgtatataatacaacctactgttatactaatattatatttatacttataagtacAAGTACAgttgtacttaataataatatattgaatataagtaatacttaCTGACTCATGTACAATTCTAATTTATgcctatatatttgtatttatatttatattaagttatattacttataatacttatatttttaaactttaaactataataaataattaattgaactatattatcatggaatgcatttttaattcatgcaaatatatttatgtgtaaatgTAGTTTTATCCCCACAACAAACcgttactatatatatatatatataaatggcaTATTAAAAGGTAGTCTTGTTGGTaacacaatatgtattatccatacaataatattaaaatgttggtatcaataaatctattttatcaagttgataaaaaaaaaaattgtatggtaacaaattatttcatcattcaaaaagacaatttttattgacttaacaaaaataatgatcctactgataaaatattctatggtgtgctaataacattttattggaataatcaaatattaagcTAGGCGCAACAAAAGTGTATTATCAATATCATAATCACGGCTATAGATAATATGGTTGCCAATCGAATCTCAAAAAGTGTCGACTGAAATGAATCTCtacttatcaatattaaacagCTGGAAATTCAAGCACTAGCCCTTATATGTTCTAGTGACTActaatgcaattattattcaatgaaaatatttaatttttcccgCCCTTTCAATATTGAActcctaataattattaatttataattatttattatgatttattagttattaccacTATCTTTAATCATGTGCTTTGCCTATGAAAGCTATGATTGTTTTGCAAAAActatcaaatgtattatttatattattaataataaatgtattaatttgtacctaatattctagtgtttttatttttattttaacatgttCTGTTGCGTACCAAATTGTCTTTTTCgtgacaaatattaaaacaaagtcGTTTTTACATTCCTAAAGACCTTTCATTAAGATATGAATGGGAGaaagctttaaaaattaattttcagaataataattctaGAGTTTGTCGTCAACACTTTAGAGACAGTGACATAGTTGATTCATGGGTTTTTGGAACAGGGGATAGTAAATATACAGtgcgtatttaattatttcttttaaaaccagtaatataggtatacttaaagAAGTATATATTTCTAGGTGTGCTTAAAAGTACCCAAATTGCGTAATGGAGCCATTCCTATACCAGTACCTGATAGTcctgataatttaatatcttctataaacagtataaacaTAGATCACTGTTATGCAGCAAAAAAACcacaagaaaataattttgctgAGACAACTCATGATAtcggtataataaataatttaaaaagaaatgtacctttatttaatatagaatcAATACCTAAAAGATTAAAGGTACTGTTACTACTATACAaagtatataatgatttaattcgtattatttttcttaacttaCGTTTTTATTTCTGATTAAAAGgtagaacaaaaaataacattattaaatttaaatataccaacAAAATGGTTTTGTGACATTGATgagactttaataataaataatcaaaaacagattataatttcatttcacAAGTTAGGatcttatacaaaaaatgttacacAAATGCGATGCATTGaaaaacaacttattttaaacgaaggttaattttatataaaatatattatgaacaaattgaaataagaattaatgttattttatatttatagagtcagacatatttctatatactTTTGACGAAAAAATTGAGTTATCAGATATTGaggtaaattcaaatattaacattgaCATTCATACTGAAATAGagaagataattaaaatatttgatacaatTAGCTTATGTAAAGGTGCAGTgccatcaaataaatatagagaTGTGAAATTATCCACAATTCCAATAGAAAGATGTGGGATGTGGTGGCATTCAAAGTGTATTACAGTACTTCCTAAAGATGACAGCAGTAAtaggttaatataaaattgtgtttcattgagcatgaaataaatttgaaaatataaatcaactgtaattattttcagtgatACTTGTATCTGGTGTAAACGTTTGTGGTACATTGTAAAGAATAAGAAGTTGCGTCAAAGGAATAACCAATCTAtcagaacatttttttctccaactaaaaaaaaaaccattagtaaaataagaaaggcaaaaaatacaatcataaAGAAATTTTCTAGagctcatttaaaaattacctgtttacaaaaccatttaaaaaatattaaagataaaatgaagaaaataacTCACTGTAATCTAGATAAAGTATTACAAAATTCTGATATTCCCAACTGTCAATCTGAATTAATCCACGAAATATTTAAAGCTGCTAAAATGAAAAACcctaaaaacagaaaatatagTGAAAATTGGCTATTACTTTGTATGCTATTCCAAATAaggtataatttaagaaattgtattattataataatgctttaatattaactatgctTTTAATTTCAGATCCCCTAGtggttataagtttttaagagaccaaaatattttgcccCTGCCCTGTGTAAATACAATCAGAAAACATTTACTTGCTGTAGAAATTGGGTGTgggtttgataattttttttttaagcttctgaaaaagaaatttgatttaaaatcagaACAACAGAAACAAGGAGTAATAGTACTCgatgagattttttttaagagaaaatatatgtgtaaatagtCCAACTTTAACATATATGGGACTGGAAGATTTCGGAGAAGAattgaataatactaatagttCACAAAAGGCCAATCACGCTTTAGTCTTCATGTGGCAAAGTTTAGCTGATAATTTTGATCAGCCAATTGCCGTTTTCGCATCACATGGAACTGTTAAAggttaatactataaaatatctaaaaaaaattaataactttaaaaaataatatgtacttaacaGGAGTAGATTTAGCAAAACTCGTAATAAGAGCTATTTTACTTATGGAAAATGCCGGTGGTCAAGTAGTTGGTCTTACATCAGATGGTGCAACAACTAATAGGACAATGTGGAATTTACTAggggtaaataaaatatattctataataggtttaatgattaatattaccaaattatgtattattttgcatgtatattattttatttataaaattagatatgtCCAAAttcagaaaattttaaaaattattttgaaaatccatACGACAGCAGTAGGAAGGTGTTTGTATTTTCAGATACACCTCACCTTTTAAAGACAATACGTAACcgtttgtatgaaaaaaaacaattattagtaAGTTCTAAAttcttaagtaaattaaatgtagtacAAACTTGGACTTATGTCTTCTTTAACACGTTCGCGGTCAGTTACTGCTATACcagtaatttcattttttttcaatttttatgtaattggtCACTACTGTTATAACAGTAATTTACAAAACTAACGAAATTGGACATTACTGCTCATACAGTActgtttttaatgatattatacgaAACTAGAAATAAGACTGACCCATtacgtatacttatatatttgcGCACGTAACATTatcacacaataatattattccaaatGTGACATGTTCTATTTTTACACTTTCTGGTggaattttcgtttttatgttGATATGGATGTTGTTTGCtttgtaattatatgatattatgaacaataatattattattaaaacgtttatacGGAAAACGATTATAGAATAACAATTTAGTCGTGTTTTAGACGCAAGACAAAGCGTACGTCATTATTTTCGTGTTAATGATTTACTgtgtgataattaaaaatggctaataattctaaaaaagcTATTGAAGAGTTTTTAGATGAAAGTTTTGAAGATGAATCAGACATATCGAATATGTATGATTCTGATGCCGACCCGGAATATCGACCAGGTgagaataatactaatattaattttcacaaaGCTTACAATTAACAAGTGCAGACGATCCATCAGCCGATGAATCGTTTTCCGAAAGCTCAAGTGATAGCAGCGATGATGAACCTGttgataatagtaatttatggGTGAACAATTATTTAGACATTCCAGACTTTGGTTTTAATAGTGATTCGATAGGAATAAAACTAGAAATTAATGAAAGTGCTCGTAATAAtccaattgaaatttttaaacaaatttggaCCGACgaaataactgaaatatttgtatcttctattaataaatatggtgAAAATATGAGTCTCCAATGTCGTCCTCACAATAAAGGAAGTAGATCTACGCATTTTAAGTCAACAACCTCTGAAGAAGTACAACATTTTTTGGCAGTGTGTTTGCTTGGAGGTTCCATCAAATTTTCGGTTGTTAGAGACATGTTCTCTAATAAcccattatattatcatcctATTGCTGGTCACATTATGTCAGGACGGAGATTTGAGAAATTATGTAGATGTTTTAGTGTAGAATATGCAAATGATACGAATCCATTGGTAGGCCCCATGAAAAAACTTTATCCAGTATTTGACATGTTAATTCAAAACTTTCAAAAGTCATATTTTCCCGATGAAAATCTATCATTGGATGAGTCATTGTATTACATCGCATCGAGGTAGATTGGTATGGCGTCAATatataaaaggaaaaaaagctaaatatggtataaaattCTATGAACTATGTACTCATGATGGTTACGTTTTGAATGTCGATATGTACAAAGGCAAACAAACATCGTCAGCAGTTGAGGAGGGAGTATCAAAAGTTGACAATATCGTCTTAACCCTTATGAAaccgtttttaaataaagggCATAGCCTTTACAtggacaatttttataatagtgtaactttatcaaatattttattagaaaaaaaacccaCACAACTGGTACTCTGAGGTCCAATCGCAGAGGAAACCCAAAGGAAGTAACcactaaaaaattgaaacgtGTGATCATATTTGGAGAcgcaacaaaaatgtttacgtaTCCAAATGGAAAGACAAACGcgatgttttatgtttaactaCTAAAAATCATCCAAAAATTATAccatcaaaaaacaaatacggCATACTCAAAAATAAACCAGCAGAAATAGTGGACTATAACAACTGCATGAGTGGCATTGACCGCAGTGATCAAATGGTCAGCTATTACTCGTCTCCGAGAAAATCGGCAAGATGGTATAAGAAAGTATTGTACCATATGTTAGACATTACTACAtggaattcatattttatttacaaaaaacattttaatacaaatttaagctTTAAGCAATTTCGTGATcagctaattaaaaatttgataggACTTCCAATGCAAACTACAGCAACagatctattaaaattaaaaaaacaaaaattcaagCACCTGAAAACAATCACTATGCAGAAAAAATTCTCATACCACAAATATAAAAGACAcacatactttaaaaattgcattcagtgttacaaaactaaaatacgAAAACAAACATCATTTCAATGTAAAGTCTGTGGTAAACCTCTTTGTCCTGGGAGATGTTTTGAAGAATggcataatttaatcaaagaaataaatatttgtttaaattcacttatgatattatcaattttattatatttacttatattatgttttaaattaatttgtatcatGAATCAAGTGAAATcatgcaataaaaatgtttttctctttatatttctaaagtttggtattgatttttaaaataaaactcaagttcagttattattttatggttttgaatttattttatactatactgtTATAACAGTAATGACCaattactaaaaaacaaaatatgcagCAGGTCAATACTTCTATAGcagtactaaaatattactgcTATAGCAGTAATAAAAAAGTGCTTTTCTGAAGtagatacataaattatatcaaaaagtgAGGTGTCCGTGAACGTGttaactataggtacatcCTTCAAAAACTCCAATAAAATGGGAGCACTACcagaatgtttataaaatagaagCTAATTCCCTTACAAAAGCCTgcccaaaaattaataaaaatcactttGAACTTAATAACTTATCAAGATGAAAGTTAAGTATGCAGCACAGGtgggtaaattaaattatatttaagcaaaacaatactttttttttcaagttagaaatctataaaatactttaatcaaaataataatatagttttttagttGTTTAGTATGTCAATGGCCTCtgctattgaattttataaaaaaaagaatgttgGTAATTTCATTGATATGATGAAACAGTCAAATTactgttttcataaataatatgtttgattcACTAAACAGGAAATATCCAGCAGAAGGAATCAAGAAAAATAGCAATGATATAGAGGTTCTTATAATGAATGTTTGTGATTCGTGATTTGTGTCCTTtgctaaaatatatgtttcgaATTTGGCTTTTACAtgttatagtttttgtaatttatgttaCATGTGATGCAtggtgtataaataatgtatgttgataaatatatgtatatatgtaataagacAACTAAACtagaaaaatacttaattatacaaatttcttTAGACAATATTCCAATGATTACTATTGCGGACTTGAAAGAAATAATCAATGATTCAACAAATACACCagctagaataaataaaattgaaaaattaaaactaaaaataaacactattGTCGAAAACGGATGTTGGGAAGCTGATGACATCTTTTTAGAACACAATTATTCAGACTCCACTGTTTTTGATTGTTTAGTGTATTATCTTGCtgggtattttttataactaatttacgtagatagtttttaacaaatcaagtttcaatctattatttttataattaatacatatttataggtatatatcaaAACGTTTAGTAGCCCAGAGTAAATGTGAATTAtgtaaaacacatttaaagaatttaaatacctCTCAAACTGGGCCTGAAGCTGATctcgttaatataaaaaatagaggCTACCTGACACATccaaacaataacatttttaaaatattcaaattattagagTTATCATTTGCTAAATTTGCTAATACTCCTAATGTTTTTGAAGATgcttttgaacattttttaagtcaaAATGTAACTTTCGATTTTCCATGCACTGAACATCGAACAGATATATTAATGGATATGTATTCATATTACCTGATCATGAGAATGCGTCAACACAGCTATCAACAGaaccaaaataacaaaaaaattaataaaacaaaaaaaaaaaactatcaaaattgcttagaagttaataaatagtattatataacactgttatgtacttacttttttttattttaggtgggtattcttaatataaaatatgctaatatgtaaatattttttaagcattttattatttatattaatttctttataaagtagtatattatttattaagttcattttagtttattcaATACCTATCTAGAATTGAATGATCCTAGACCCTAGTTCCAACCAcggctataaataattatccaaTAAGCACTCCCGTCTACCGCCCGCTAACTGctacatataaaattgtagttgCGTATATTGTCACTATCACGGGCAAGCGCTAGTGCTTGAATTTCCAGCTGTTTAATCCTGATAAGCAAAGATTCATATTGGTAGACACTTTTCAAGTATGAGAATCTCGGGTCGACCGGCAACCATATTATCTATAGCCgtgatcataatataatttttatcataatgataaacattttatcatttatacaaattaacaatttagttttattaattgaacaaAATTCTTTATCGGCTGTATAGTGACAATACATTAGTTGATTAAAACtagatttttatcaattttaccaaggtttttttttcagtgtaatagtgattttattctattcaataaaataatttattgatttaaatataacaatttgttacctatataaattattatcagtctaataattaaaatgaatattattcataatttactaatatatatatacctatatatagtatatactcgtGTTTTAaggatataaataacatttattcatataaagtacataatcataaaaaatatataaacaaataaaatatatacatataataataatacataagtgattattaaacaaaataattttaattttatattaatatgcgatataacaatacataggtaataaagatgaagaatatgaaatagaaatgctatataatattataatacatgttaatattctaattatattttatagtaaaataattgtgttaatagttttagattttgaacggagttatgaatgtattgattttacaatgatgtatgtttttttttggtgtCTTTCGCCAGGTATTTGGACATTTTCCCCCGTGAATTTTAGCTGTAGGTACATGTAAATTTCCCCTCTGAATcaatatatatcttttttacacataataatatatagaccaACAATATTTCGGAAGGGtggaattataaatttgcaaCACTAGTGCGCATTAATCATCCAAATATTTGGCTATTTATT
Proteins encoded in this region:
- the LOC126552537 gene encoding uncharacterized protein LOC126552537, encoding MQHRKYPAEGIKKNSNDIEVLIMNTTKLEKYLIIQISLDNIPMITIADLKEIINDSTNTPARINKIEKLKLKINTIVENGCWEADDIFLEHNYSDSTVFDCLVYYLAGYISKRLVAQSKCELCKTHLKNLNTSQTGPEADLVNIKNRGYLTHPNNNIFKIFKLLELSFAKFANTPNVFEDAFEHFLSQNVTFDFPCTEHRTDILMDMYSYYLIMRMRQHSYQQNQNNKKINKTKKKNYQNCLEVNK